A region from the Acyrthosiphon pisum isolate AL4f chromosome A1, pea_aphid_22Mar2018_4r6ur, whole genome shotgun sequence genome encodes:
- the LOC100162002 gene encoding microprocessor complex subunit DGCR8, whose product MLPAERQVDSDSDESVDRFPRKKTKISDISEQSFDRHISIDEGSQNFDEIELDNYFDHKNLNLNNHQTVSSGVSDDDDYNVNKYEDSESEDYVPISDGEFELEKYVINETNSKTSGIEKTDGESVKDGGGANDYNNDQERMTKTHKSIGIDNDELYDLLDKAYKDKNKTHSEHKKKAVTQDDFKEYEKIVLEEVCKNHFDILPENWIEATHKSGMPIYLHKKSRVVTLSRPYFLGPGDPKSHLAPLSAISCLQYQKGLENKEIIKNEPDFQVSKLGDMIIPNAKVETAQENIIKESLTHVELREYCQSLFKFKVKEVKSPSKMPKEQSIKTEISRGTLINTKERPSLPDSTKLISFPVQTEDHDKRCNRRREWIMNPNGKSYVSILHEYLQQALKTQPWYEFKELENTETPYSATVVLNDVQYGVGLGNSKKQAKLNAAQATLDILIPEMKNKIDSDIKNQRDPVIFDQIKVTDPRITEFCAKTTEPSPYAMLLVCLQRNFGECEIGIEYKLNNRRRMLNQCTMMVGKHTASVACKNKRDGKQKASQVILGLLHPHIDNWGSLLRLYGNRSIKNAKEKKQEEQEITQLQSKAAVNQPNFAILNKLKEEMLKIRDQRKLKETNEMLGLPQTMLATTCPYTIAIPSSSTSPN is encoded by the exons atgctaCCTGCAGAACGTCAAGTTGATTCTGATTCTGATGAGAGTGTAGATCGTTTtcccagaaaaaaaactaaaatatcagATATAAGTGAACAATCATTTGATAGACATATTTCAATTGATGAAGGTAGTCAAAACTTTGATGAAATTGAAttggataattattttgatcacaaaaatctaaatttgaacaATCATCAGACAGTATCTTCTGGAGTAtctgatgatgatgattataatgttaataaatatgaaGATAGTGAAAGTGaagattatgtacctatttcagATGGTGAATTTGAATTAGAAAAGTATGtaataaatgaaacaaattCTAAAACTAGTGGTATTGAAAAAACTGATGGAGAATCTGTCAAAGATGGTGGAGGCgccaatgattataataatgatcaaGAAAGAATGACTAAAACCCATAAATCCATAGGTATAGATAATGATGAATTATATGATTTACTAGACAAAGCAtataaagacaaaaataaaacccaCAGTGAACATAAAAAGAAAGCTGTTACTCAAGACGACTTTAAagaatatgaaaaaattgtgtTAGAGGAAGTGTgtaaaaatcattttgatattttgccTGAAAATTGGATTGAAGCAACTCATAAAAGTGGCATGCCTATTTATTTACACAAGAAAAGTAGAGTTGTAACATTATCAAGACCTTATTTTTTGGGACCAGGTGATCCTAAATCACATTTAGCCCCATTATCAGCAATTAGTTGTCTACAATATCAAAAAGGTCTTgagaataaagaaattataaaaaatgaacctGATTTTCAGGTTAGTAAACTTGGTGATATGATTATACCAAATGCCAAAGTGGAGACTgcacaagaaaatattattaaagaatctTTAACACACGTGGAGTTGCGGGAATATTGTCAGTCACTATTTAA GTTCAAGGTTAAAGAAGTGAAATCTCCAAGTAAAATGCCGAAAGAACAAAGTATAAAAACGGAAATTTCTAGAGGCACACTAATAAATACCAAAGAAAGACCTTCGCTTCCAGATAGTACTAAATTGATATCATTTCCAGTTCAAACTGAGGACCACGATAAACGGTGTAATCGTCGTCGAGAATGGATAATGAATCCAAATGGTAAAAGTTATGTGAGCATATTACATGAATATTTACAACAAGCATTGAAAACCCAACCTTGGTATGAGTTTAAAGAACTTGAAAATACAGAAACCCCTTATTCTGCTACTGTTGTGCTTAATGATGTTCAATATGGTGTTGGTTTGGGTAATAGTAAGAAGCAAGCCAAACTTAATGCTGCCCAAGCCACTTTAGATATACTCATAcctgaaatgaaaaataaaatagattcaGATATCAAAAACCAACGTGATCCTGTAATATTTGACCAAATTAAAGTCACCGACCCCAGAATTACAGAATTCTGTGCTAAAACCACAGAACCTAGTCCATATGCTATGTTATTAGTGTGTTTGCAAAGAAATTTTGGTGAATGTGaaataggtattgaatataaattgaaCAATCGTCGTAGGATGTTAAACCAATGTACAATGATGGTTGGTAAACACACAGCTTCCGttgcttgtaaaaataaaagggATGGCAAACAAAAAGCTTCTCAAGTAATACTTGGTCTATTACATCCACATATTGATAATTGGGGTTCGTTGTTACGGCTTTACGGTAACCGGAGCATTAAGAAtgctaaagaaaaaaaacaagaagAGCAAGAAATCACTCAGCTCCAGAGTAAAGCTGCTGTGAATCAACCAAATTTTGCTATACTAAATAAACTCAAAgaagaaatgttaaaaattagggaccaaagaaaattaaaagaaaCTAATGAAATGTTAGGATTACCTCAGACAATGCTTGCTACAACATGTCCATATACCATAGCAATTCCATCATCATCCACAAGTCC